The DNA window TACAACCTGAAGACATTCAAAATATTGGTTATTTACCTGAAGAACGTGGCTTATACAAATCAATGAAAGTTGGTGAGCAAGTTTTGTATTTGGCACAACTTAAAGGCTTAACAAAACAAGAAGCAAAAAAACGATTAAAATATTGGTTTGAAAAGTTAGAAATAGGAGATTGGTGGAATAAGAAAATTCAAGAACTTAGTAAAGGACAAGCACAAAAAATTCAGTTTATTGTTACAGTCTTACATCAGCCAAAATTATTAATTTTTGATGAGCCTTTTTCAGGTTTTGATCCTATTAATGCTAATTTAATTAAGGATGAAATTCTTCAGCTAAGAGATGAAGGTGCAACAGTGATATTTTCTACCCATAGAATGGAGTCTGTAGAAGAACTTTGCGATCATATTGCTTTAATTCATAAGTCAAATAAAATTTTAGACGGAAAGTTAACAGACATTAAACGTCAATATAAAACGAATACTTTTGAAGTCGGTCTTCAAACAAATACTATTGAGAACGTTTCAAATGCCATTAAAGATAAATTTGAAGTGTTGCCAGCAACATTTAGAAATTTAAATGATGATGTTAAAATGAATATTAAATTAAATGCTAACGATTCGTCTAACGATTTGTTATCATTTTTAACATCTAAAGCAGAAGTGCACCACTTTACTGAAGTGATTCCTAGCGCAAGCGATATTTTTATTCAAACGGTCAAAAACAATTAAGATGAATCATTTGCCACTTATTATAAAAAGAGAATACCTAACTAAGGTTAAAAACAAATCATTCATCATAATGACGTTTGTAAGTCCATTAATTATGGTGGCGTTATTTGTGGTTGTTGGTTATTTAGCTCAATTAAATAACGATAAAGAACGCACTATTGCCATTTTGGATGAAACAGGCATGTTGAGTGATGAGTTTAAAAACACTGAACATACAACTTACACCATTTTAACAAAGGATACCAATTTAGAAACTGCCAAAGAGCTTACAAAAGCCAAAGAGGATTTTGGATTACTATATATCGAAAAAAGCACTGATACAACAAACATTTACTCAAGTGTTCAGTTCTTCTCAGATGAGTCACCTTCTGTTGGGATCATGAATAGTTTAGAAGAGAAAATTGAAAAGAAATTAGAAGGCACTAAATTAGTTAAAAACGGAGTGGATATAGAACAAATAGAAGCTTCTAAGACAAATATAACGATTGCTCAAGAAACATTTTCAGGTGAAAAAACATCTAAGCTTGATAGTTGGTTGAAACTTATTTTTGGAGGTGCAGCAGGTTACTTATTGTTCATGTTTATTATCATTTATGGAAATATGATTATGCGTAGCGTCATTGAAGAAAAAACAAGTAGAATTATTGAAATCATAATTTCGTCAGTAAAACCTATTCAATTAATGATGGGCAAAATTATTGGGACATCATTAGCAGGCATTACGCAATTTGCTATTTGGGTAGTTTTGGGTAGCGTTTTAATGTTGGCAGGATCTGCAGTTCTTGGTATTAATTTGGCAGAAATACAAACACCACAGCAAGAAATGGTGACCGAAGTGATGCAAAATCCTGATTTTGCGAATGATGTCCAAATGGGATTACAATCCTTTTTAAATCTACCAATTGCCAATCTCGTCTTCGCATTCATGTTCTTCTTCATTGGAGGATTTCTATTGTATAGCTCATTATATGCAGCAGTAGGTGCAGCTGTAGATAATGAAACTGATACGCAACAGTTTATGATGCCAATCCTAATGCCTTTAATTTTAGCTGTATATGTTGGTATTTTTACAGTAATTGAAGATCCTCATGGAACCGTATCTACAGTGTTTTCATTTATTCCGTTTACGTCTCCAGTTGTGATGTTAATGCGTATTCCATTTGGAGTGCCTATTTGGCAACAAGTAGTATCCTTTTTAATTTTAGTTGGTACATTTGTGTTTACAGTTTGGTTTGCAGCCAAAATTTATCGAGTAGGTATTTTGATGTATGGTAAAAAACCTAGTTATAAAGAACTATTTAAATGGATTAAATATTAATTGTGACACAGAAATTATCTAATATCGAACATAAGATTACCGAAAGTTCTGCTTGGCAAAAAGTAAAAGATTTTCTGAACCTCCATTTAGATATTACTGAGAATATAAGCATATCAATCTTGGATATCTTAATCATAATCACAGTAATATTCATAACCACAATTGTTTTAAGACTTTTGCTTAAAGCGTTTACAAGACATTTGCCTAATGAAGAAAAAGGGAAGTTTAATGTCGTATTTAGTTATTTTAGATGGCTTATTTATGTTGTTATTTTATTGATAACATTACATACAGTAGGCGTTGATGTTACAGCTGTTTTTGCTGCATCAGCAGCATTACTTATAGGTATTGGTTTAGCATTACAAACTTTATTTCAAGATATAATTTCAGGAGTATTTATTTTAATTGATCAATCTGTTCATGTTGGAGATATTATCGAATTAGATGGTAAAATTGGCAGAGTAGAAGAAATTAAATTAAGAACGACAAGAGCAACTACTGCAGATAATAAAGTGTTAGTAATACCAAATCATCTTTATTTAACCAATAGTCTCTATAATTGGACTCAAAATGGAACAACAACAAGAGAAGGTGTAGCTGTAGGTGTAGCATATGGAAGTGATGTCGAGTTAGTGAAGGCATTATTGATGCAAGCAGCTAACGAACATCCAAAAGTATTAGCAAAAGCAGAAACTAGAGTTTTGTTTACAGATTTTGGCGAGAGTTCATTAAATTTTAAAGTAGTTTTTACATTAAACGATAGTTTTAATGCACGCTTTCCTCAAAGTGATATTCGATTCAAAATCGATAAGTTATTTAGAGAGAACAATATTTCAATCCCATTTCCTCAGAGAGATATTCATATCAAACAGCAACCAAAATAATTCAATTTATTTAAGAATAAGATTTAATTTAAAATATAGTTATGTCAAAGATTTTAGTGATAGAAGATGAAGCGGCAATTCGAAGAGTTTTAGTAAAAATACTGTCTGAAGAAAGTGATAGCTACCAAGTTGAAGAAGCCGAAGATGGCCTTGTTGGTATTGAAAAAATTAAGAAAGAAGATTACGATTTAGTGCTCTGTGACATAAAAATGCCAAAGATGGATGGTGTTGAGGTTTTAGAAGCTGTCAAAAAAATTAAACCTGAAATTCCAATGGTCATGATTTCTGGTCATGGAGATCTTGATACAGCTGTAAATACTATGCGTTTAGGAGCTTTCGATTATATTTCTAAACCACCAGATTTAAACAGGTTGCTCAATACAGTTCGTATTGCATTAGACACAAAAACATTGGTTGTTGAGAATAAAATGCTCAAAAAGAAAGTCAGCAAGAAATACGAAATGATTGGTGATAGTGATGCTATTTCTCATATTAAGGATATGATTGAAAAAGTTTCTGCTACAGATGCTAGAGTATTAATTACTGGGCCAAATGGAACAGGTAAAGAACTTGTTGCACATTGGTTACACCAAAAAAGTGCACGTTCAAAAGGTCCTTTAATAGAAGTGAATTGTGCTGCTATTCCTTCAGAATTGATTGAAAGCGAATTGTTTGGTCATGTTAAAGGGGCTTTTACGAGTGCTGTTAAAGATCGAGCAGGTAAGTTTGAAGCTGCAAATTCTGGAACTATATTTCTTGATGAAATTGGAGATATGAGTTTGTCTGCTCAAGCGAAAGTATTGAGGGCTTTGCAAGAAAATAAAATTCAGCGTGTTGGTAATGATAAGGATATTAAAGTTGATGTTCGTGTTGTTGCTGCGACTAATAAAGACTTAAAAAAGGAAATTTCTGAAGGTAGATTTAGAGAAGATTTATACCATAGATTAGCCGTAATTCTCATAAAAGTTCCAGCTTTAAATGACAGAAGAGAAGATATTCCGTTGTTGATTAACCATTTTACATCTAAAATAGCTACA is part of the Psychroserpens ponticola genome and encodes:
- a CDS encoding sigma-54-dependent transcriptional regulator — encoded protein: MSKILVIEDEAAIRRVLVKILSEESDSYQVEEAEDGLVGIEKIKKEDYDLVLCDIKMPKMDGVEVLEAVKKIKPEIPMVMISGHGDLDTAVNTMRLGAFDYISKPPDLNRLLNTVRIALDTKTLVVENKMLKKKVSKKYEMIGDSDAISHIKDMIEKVSATDARVLITGPNGTGKELVAHWLHQKSARSKGPLIEVNCAAIPSELIESELFGHVKGAFTSAVKDRAGKFEAANSGTIFLDEIGDMSLSAQAKVLRALQENKIQRVGNDKDIKVDVRVVAATNKDLKKEISEGRFREDLYHRLAVILIKVPALNDRREDIPLLINHFTSKIATEQGTAKKEFSDKAIKLLQDYDWTGNIRELRNVVERLIILGGIEVSEKDVKLFASK
- a CDS encoding ABC transporter permease; the encoded protein is MNHLPLIIKREYLTKVKNKSFIIMTFVSPLIMVALFVVVGYLAQLNNDKERTIAILDETGMLSDEFKNTEHTTYTILTKDTNLETAKELTKAKEDFGLLYIEKSTDTTNIYSSVQFFSDESPSVGIMNSLEEKIEKKLEGTKLVKNGVDIEQIEASKTNITIAQETFSGEKTSKLDSWLKLIFGGAAGYLLFMFIIIYGNMIMRSVIEEKTSRIIEIIISSVKPIQLMMGKIIGTSLAGITQFAIWVVLGSVLMLAGSAVLGINLAEIQTPQQEMVTEVMQNPDFANDVQMGLQSFLNLPIANLVFAFMFFFIGGFLLYSSLYAAVGAAVDNETDTQQFMMPILMPLILAVYVGIFTVIEDPHGTVSTVFSFIPFTSPVVMLMRIPFGVPIWQQVVSFLILVGTFVFTVWFAAKIYRVGILMYGKKPSYKELFKWIKY
- a CDS encoding ABC transporter ATP-binding protein, whose product is MNNLLVADSVSKNFGDFRALNAVSVSVPKGSIFGLLGPNGAGKTTLIRIINQITMPDSGQVLLDGQPLQPEDIQNIGYLPEERGLYKSMKVGEQVLYLAQLKGLTKQEAKKRLKYWFEKLEIGDWWNKKIQELSKGQAQKIQFIVTVLHQPKLLIFDEPFSGFDPINANLIKDEILQLRDEGATVIFSTHRMESVEELCDHIALIHKSNKILDGKLTDIKRQYKTNTFEVGLQTNTIENVSNAIKDKFEVLPATFRNLNDDVKMNIKLNANDSSNDLLSFLTSKAEVHHFTEVIPSASDIFIQTVKNN
- a CDS encoding mechanosensitive ion channel family protein, with product MTQKLSNIEHKITESSAWQKVKDFLNLHLDITENISISILDILIIITVIFITTIVLRLLLKAFTRHLPNEEKGKFNVVFSYFRWLIYVVILLITLHTVGVDVTAVFAASAALLIGIGLALQTLFQDIISGVFILIDQSVHVGDIIELDGKIGRVEEIKLRTTRATTADNKVLVIPNHLYLTNSLYNWTQNGTTTREGVAVGVAYGSDVELVKALLMQAANEHPKVLAKAETRVLFTDFGESSLNFKVVFTLNDSFNARFPQSDIRFKIDKLFRENNISIPFPQRDIHIKQQPK